From Lysobacter silvisoli, the proteins below share one genomic window:
- a CDS encoding VTT domain-containing protein, which translates to MNRAASAAVARASWWRLAAFACLLLVAVLAPFALWGEAMDRAAPAWLAAQQAPLWLAALGIGLLVADVLLPVPSSVVAMLLCWSLGPLWGGAAVAAGSLLGFALGYALGRLLPQARLRRWIGAALWDRASARARERALWWIVIARPLPVLAELSALLAGAWGLPATAAFAHAALASCALGALYGASAWLGLRQAQPLAMLAAMAVLPVAAWCLHRFFLRRLTAGAGPVVPREHDGGTAP; encoded by the coding sequence ATGAACCGCGCCGCGTCCGCCGCCGTCGCTCGCGCTTCGTGGTGGCGCCTGGCCGCATTCGCCTGCCTGTTGCTGGTCGCGGTGCTGGCGCCGTTCGCGCTGTGGGGCGAGGCCATGGACCGCGCCGCGCCGGCCTGGCTGGCCGCGCAGCAGGCGCCGCTGTGGCTGGCCGCATTGGGCATCGGTTTGCTGGTGGCCGACGTGCTGCTGCCGGTGCCCAGCAGCGTGGTGGCGATGCTGCTGTGCTGGAGCCTGGGACCGCTGTGGGGCGGCGCCGCGGTCGCGGCCGGCAGCCTGCTCGGTTTCGCCCTGGGTTATGCGCTGGGCCGGCTGCTGCCGCAGGCGCGGTTGCGGCGCTGGATCGGCGCGGCGTTGTGGGATCGCGCCAGCGCGCGGGCGCGCGAACGCGCGCTGTGGTGGATCGTGATCGCGCGTCCGCTGCCGGTGCTGGCCGAACTCAGCGCGCTCCTGGCCGGCGCGTGGGGCTTGCCGGCGACGGCCGCGTTCGCGCATGCGGCGCTGGCGTCGTGCGCGCTGGGCGCGTTGTACGGCGCCAGCGCCTGGCTGGGACTGCGCCAGGCGCAGCCGCTGGCGATGCTGGCGGCGATGGCGGTCTTGCCGGTCGCGGCCTGGTGCCTGCATCGATTCTTCCTGCGCCGGCTGACCGCCGGCGCGGGTCCGGTAGTACCCCGTGAGCACGATGGAGGAACTGCGCCATGA
- a CDS encoding TonB-dependent receptor plug domain-containing protein — translation MPVSAAQTAPERIHDLDRTQVSASTLPISAAVASQHVTVLERADLDALQGLSVAEILSRQAGVVVDRGAGSGGYGALYLRGADPSHVVVLVDHVRQNDPLSSRGSAVDLNALSSQDVERIEIVRGNASVAHADAIAGLIHIHTRRAQPGARVGFAVGGHELRSAQAAWSGAALRLGAAQHEQGDGADGFQRTRAVDVGWQHGWDERLALHANARYADSVGRGYPDDSGGRDYAAIRALDRRSSRSRQFSLRGDYRTGAGGTLRAQLAHLARDGEEDSPGVAPGLRDPFGLPPTRSLSDYRRDEAALAWQSPAGERWLFGVGAQAQRERGELDSLIDFGFFVLPARFALQRDTASAYAEARWQGAAWAAQGGLRYERASRADGQWQPMLSLQRALAPGRGEWGLSLARSSKQPSFYALGHPLVGNPALRPERALQRELYYATSDEAPWRARFTVYSARYRDLVDFDAGPPPQLVNRARIEAEGLEWSASRLYRNDWRLSLDGNWMRVRDADGDTRLRYRPRLQWSARLDLPLGERRELGLALRHLGRRFDSSVPTGDAWLDAATTLDLSLQQQLGPARLLLAVDNLGNAREAETLGNPLPGRRLRLALQWALQ, via the coding sequence ATGCCGGTTTCGGCCGCGCAAACCGCGCCCGAGCGCATCCACGACCTCGACCGCACCCAGGTCAGCGCCAGCACCTTGCCGATCAGCGCCGCCGTGGCCAGCCAGCACGTGACCGTGCTCGAGCGCGCCGACTTGGATGCGCTGCAAGGCCTGAGCGTGGCCGAGATCCTCTCGCGCCAGGCCGGCGTGGTCGTCGACCGCGGTGCCGGCAGCGGCGGCTACGGCGCGCTGTACCTGCGCGGCGCCGATCCCAGCCACGTGGTGGTGCTGGTCGATCACGTACGCCAGAACGATCCGCTGTCCTCGCGCGGCAGTGCGGTCGATCTCAATGCCTTGTCCAGCCAGGACGTGGAGCGCATCGAGATCGTGCGCGGCAACGCCAGCGTGGCCCACGCCGATGCGATCGCGGGCCTGATCCACATCCACACCCGCCGCGCGCAGCCGGGCGCGCGCGTGGGCTTCGCCGTCGGCGGGCACGAGCTGCGCAGCGCACAGGCGGCCTGGTCGGGTGCTGCGCTGCGTCTAGGCGCCGCGCAGCACGAACAGGGCGACGGCGCCGACGGTTTCCAGCGCACCCGCGCGGTGGACGTGGGCTGGCAGCACGGCTGGGACGAGCGGCTCGCGCTGCACGCCAATGCGCGCTACGCCGACAGCGTCGGCCGCGGCTATCCCGACGACAGCGGCGGTCGCGATTACGCCGCGATCCGTGCGCTGGACCGGCGCAGCAGCCGCAGCCGCCAGTTCTCGTTGCGCGGCGATTACCGCACCGGCGCCGGCGGCACCCTGCGCGCGCAACTGGCGCATCTGGCCCGCGACGGCGAGGAGGATTCGCCGGGGGTGGCGCCGGGCCTGCGCGATCCCTTCGGCCTGCCGCCCACGCGCAGCCTCAGCGATTACCGTCGCGACGAAGCCGCGCTGGCCTGGCAGTCGCCGGCCGGCGAGCGCTGGCTGTTCGGCGTCGGCGCGCAGGCGCAGCGCGAGCGCGGCGAACTCGACAGCCTCATCGATTTCGGTTTCTTCGTCCTGCCCGCACGCTTCGCCCTGCAACGCGACACCGCCAGCGCCTATGCCGAGGCGCGCTGGCAAGGCGCGGCCTGGGCCGCGCAAGGCGGCCTGCGCTACGAGCGCGCCAGCCGCGCCGACGGCCAGTGGCAGCCGATGCTGTCGCTGCAGCGCGCGCTGGCGCCCGGCCGCGGCGAGTGGGGGCTGTCGCTGGCGCGTTCGTCCAAGCAGCCCAGCTTCTACGCACTGGGCCATCCGCTGGTCGGCAACCCCGCATTGCGGCCCGAGCGGGCGCTGCAGCGCGAGCTGTACTACGCGACCTCGGATGAGGCGCCCTGGCGTGCGCGCTTCACCGTCTACAGCGCGCGCTACCGCGATCTGGTCGATTTCGACGCCGGGCCGCCGCCGCAACTGGTCAACCGCGCGCGCATCGAAGCCGAGGGGCTGGAATGGAGCGCAAGCCGCCTTTACCGCAACGACTGGCGGCTGAGCCTGGACGGCAACTGGATGCGCGTGCGCGACGCAGACGGCGACACGCGTCTGCGTTATCGGCCGCGCCTGCAGTGGAGCGCGCGGCTGGACCTGCCGCTGGGCGAGCGGCGCGAGCTGGGCCTGGCGCTGCGTCACCTCGGTCGCCGCTTCGATTCCTCGGTTCCCACCGGCGATGCCTGGCTGGATGCCGCGACCACGCTGGACCTGAGCCTGCAGCAGCAACTCGGCCCGGCGCGCCTGCTGCTGGCGGTGGACAACCTGGGCAATGCGCGCGAAGCCGAAACCCTGGGCAATCCCTTGCCCGGGCGGCGGCTGCGTCTGGCCTTGCAATGGGCGTTGCAATGA